Proteins encoded together in one Chryseobacterium sp. G0201 window:
- a CDS encoding YybH family protein: protein MKKTAITALAVFALSMGFSSTTNAQKQNTKAVSVKSTSEKADVEKLVKDYFAALNSSDASKVVSLFTADGVLLAPGAPTATGSEQVKGTFQYVFDNFKYSLNVTIGEVVVDKDYAFVASTSKGSFVVKSSNQTVEDDFRETFVLKKVSGQWKIARYMYNKSK from the coding sequence ATGAAAAAAACAGCAATTACTGCACTTGCAGTGTTCGCACTTTCAATGGGATTCTCATCCACAACGAATGCACAAAAACAAAATACTAAAGCAGTTTCTGTAAAATCAACTTCAGAGAAAGCAGATGTTGAAAAGCTTGTGAAAGATTACTTTGCAGCTTTAAACAGTTCAGACGCTTCCAAAGTTGTGTCCCTATTCACAGCAGATGGTGTTCTCTTGGCTCCTGGTGCGCCAACAGCAACGGGTTCTGAGCAGGTAAAAGGAACGTTCCAATATGTGTTTGATAATTTTAAATACAGCTTGAACGTTACGATTGGCGAGGTTGTTGTTGATAAAGATTACGCATTTGTAGCTTCTACTTCCAAAGGTTCTTTTGTTGTCAAATCAAGCAACCAAACGGTTGAGGATGATTTCAGGGAAACTTTTGTCCTGAAAAAAGTGAGCGGACAATGGAAAATCGCAAGATATATGTACAATAAATCAAAATAA
- a CDS encoding iron-containing alcohol dehydrogenase, whose protein sequence is MSKLFIAGEVFHGAGSLEELKNIKGEKAVLVTGGSSMKKSGTLDKAVAYLNEAGIETKIYEGVEEDPSSETCFKGAEMMKEFQPDWIVGIGGCSAIDAAKMMWVFYEYPDADFEAMIKPFSVPTLRQKAKFIAIPSTSGTGTETTGLAVITDREKGVKYPIVSYELTPDVAIIDGEICASMPANVTSNTGLDALTHCVEAYVSNIDNNFADALSKGGLKIVFDNLKEAVQNPTNIAARQNMHDASFMGGLAFNNAWLGIVHSLSHQVGALFGVPHGACNAIFLPNVIRFNEKESNRFPDLAKVIGKETTEELAQAIETLRSEVNNQSAIKEFGISREDWDKNLDFMANNAFLDPCTGFNPRKPTVEELKDIYNACYEGLVYSEEKVLNVAL, encoded by the coding sequence ATGAGCAAGTTATTTATTGCAGGAGAAGTATTCCACGGTGCGGGAAGTCTCGAAGAATTAAAAAATATCAAAGGTGAAAAAGCAGTCTTGGTGACTGGAGGAAGCTCGATGAAAAAAAGCGGGACTTTAGATAAAGCAGTAGCTTATCTGAATGAAGCGGGAATAGAAACCAAGATCTATGAAGGAGTAGAAGAAGATCCGTCATCAGAAACCTGTTTCAAAGGTGCGGAAATGATGAAAGAATTTCAGCCTGATTGGATCGTTGGTATTGGTGGTTGCTCAGCAATCGATGCAGCAAAAATGATGTGGGTTTTCTATGAATATCCGGACGCAGATTTTGAAGCGATGATCAAACCTTTCAGTGTTCCGACACTGCGCCAGAAAGCAAAATTTATCGCAATTCCTTCTACAAGCGGAACAGGAACTGAAACTACAGGTCTTGCCGTGATCACAGACCGTGAAAAAGGCGTGAAATATCCAATCGTTTCTTACGAATTGACACCAGATGTTGCAATTATCGACGGCGAGATCTGCGCATCTATGCCGGCTAACGTTACCTCGAACACAGGATTGGATGCCTTGACGCATTGTGTGGAAGCTTATGTTTCAAACATCGACAATAATTTTGCAGATGCATTGTCCAAAGGTGGTTTAAAAATCGTTTTTGACAATCTGAAAGAAGCGGTACAAAATCCAACTAATATCGCGGCCCGTCAGAATATGCACGATGCATCTTTTATGGGAGGTTTAGCTTTCAACAACGCTTGGTTAGGAATTGTACATTCATTATCTCACCAGGTGGGAGCTTTGTTTGGCGTTCCTCACGGTGCTTGTAACGCGATCTTCTTACCGAATGTCATTCGTTTTAATGAGAAAGAAAGCAATCGTTTTCCAGATTTGGCTAAAGTGATCGGTAAAGAAACCACTGAAGAGTTAGCACAGGCGATTGAAACTTTGCGATCTGAAGTTAACAATCAGTCTGCGATCAAAGAATTCGGGATCTCTCGTGAAGACTGGGATAAAAATCTTGACTTTATGGCAAACAATGCATTTTTAGACCCTTGTACAGGTTTCAATCCAAGAAAACCAACAGTTGAGGAATTGAAAGATATTTATAATGCTTGTTATGAAGGTCTTGTTTATTCTGAAGAAAAAGTTTTGAATGTAGCTTTGTAA
- a CDS encoding helix-turn-helix domain-containing protein, with the protein MRKFFSDILKNELLSYNVDLATHLNCVFLSPLEFEKSKKLAVDIENVYLDPSLVRKEQARFYIKIFLLGLIELVHGQHPVLQHETDKNLYIRFKKMLNERYKTERTVQYYASKLAITTKKLNNITKKHCDETAINAIHNRILQEIKRLLLFSDLSHKQISLELGFSSPSALNKFVKTKLKETPTELQEELAQIYNR; encoded by the coding sequence TTGAGGAAATTCTTTTCTGATATTCTTAAAAATGAATTGCTTTCTTATAATGTTGATCTGGCGACTCATCTCAATTGTGTCTTTCTATCACCGTTAGAATTTGAAAAGTCAAAGAAGCTCGCCGTTGATATTGAGAACGTTTATCTTGACCCAAGTCTTGTCCGAAAAGAGCAGGCTCGTTTTTATATCAAAATTTTCCTTCTTGGATTAATTGAGTTGGTTCACGGTCAGCATCCTGTTTTACAGCACGAAACAGATAAAAATTTATATATTCGATTTAAAAAAATGCTTAATGAACGCTATAAAACTGAACGAACTGTGCAGTATTACGCTTCAAAATTGGCAATCACTACCAAGAAACTGAACAATATTACGAAGAAGCATTGTGATGAAACAGCGATCAATGCAATTCATAACCGTATTCTTCAGGAAATCAAAAGATTATTATTGTTTTCTGACCTTTCCCACAAGCAGATTTCATTGGAATTGGGATTCAGTTCGCCTTCTGCATTGAATAAATTCGTAAAGACCAAATTAAAGGAAACACCGACCGAGCTTCAGGAAGAACTGGCTCAAATTTATAACAGATAG
- a CDS encoding AraC family ligand binding domain-containing protein yields MERLEIKKNIQKPEDQNLSFRVFDLNQSNLKDYLEPHKKDHFCILMVESGGLGLQIEDQTFKLNSGKISIIFPEQISFITSVSSDISGKIILFEEILF; encoded by the coding sequence TTGGAACGTTTAGAAATAAAAAAAAATATACAAAAACCAGAAGATCAGAATTTATCTTTCAGGGTTTTTGATCTGAATCAATCGAATCTTAAAGATTATCTTGAACCTCATAAAAAAGATCACTTTTGTATTCTGATGGTAGAATCAGGAGGGCTTGGGCTTCAAATCGAAGATCAGACCTTCAAACTCAATTCAGGTAAAATCTCGATCATATTTCCCGAACAGATTTCTTTTATCACTTCAGTTTCCTCAGATATCTCCGGTAAAATTATTTTGTTTGAGGAAATTCTTTTCTGA
- a CDS encoding Crp/Fnr family transcriptional regulator: MKKDQNLESPLDVLISSFNNSFPLNEKEEEEVRRLFKKKVLKRKGALLQEGDVCKHISFVVSGCFKMYAVDTNFKEHNLQFAIENEWIADIQSFYDEEPSRLSIEALEPSVVLQITHEDLLYLYINYHKFDRNFRIINERKFINFQDRILQSISFTAEERYLNFQRDFPELIKRLPNTQIASYLGITSEFLSKVRKNIVKKK; the protein is encoded by the coding sequence TTGAAAAAAGATCAAAATTTAGAAAGCCCATTGGATGTATTGATCAGCAGTTTTAACAATTCTTTCCCTTTGAACGAAAAAGAGGAGGAAGAGGTTAGAAGGCTTTTTAAAAAGAAAGTACTAAAAAGAAAAGGTGCTCTGCTGCAGGAAGGCGATGTCTGCAAACATATTTCTTTTGTGGTTTCCGGGTGTTTCAAAATGTATGCCGTGGATACCAATTTCAAAGAACATAATCTGCAGTTCGCGATTGAAAATGAATGGATCGCAGATATCCAAAGTTTTTATGATGAGGAACCGAGCAGACTGAGCATTGAGGCTTTGGAACCGTCGGTCGTTCTTCAGATCACTCACGAAGACCTGCTTTATTTATATATCAATTATCATAAGTTTGACAGAAATTTCAGGATCATCAACGAAAGAAAATTTATCAATTTTCAGGACAGGATATTACAAAGTATCAGTTTTACGGCTGAGGAAAGATATCTTAATTTTCAACGAGATTTCCCTGAATTGATCAAAAGATTACCAAACACACAGATTGCTTCCTATCTGGGAATCACCTCAGAATTTTTAAGTAAAGTGAGGAAAAATATCGTCAAAAAGAAATGA
- a CDS encoding SDR family NAD(P)-dependent oxidoreductase: MGISSVFSGTLESTLHTEDVRFNNKIKMDLQLKGKKALVTGSTGGIGFGIALGLLREGATVYINGRTDEKINEAITRLKTEVPDAVVEGIAADFSKVSEVNDLIKALPEIDILVNNVGVYGDQPFETTGDSEWLNDFEVNVLSGVRLSRHYAPIMKSKNWGRIIFISSESAINIPEDMILYGVTKTAYLALSRGLAKLMKGTNVTMNAVLPGPTLAEGTEKMFDKIAAEKGISVEQAQIDFIKEKRPSSVIERWATAEEVANLVVYVASPLSSATSGAALRVDGGVVDSAF; the protein is encoded by the coding sequence ATGGGTATATCTTCTGTTTTTAGTGGAACTTTGGAAAGTACACTTCATACAGAAGATGTACGCTTTAATAATAAAATTAAAATGGATTTACAGTTAAAAGGAAAGAAAGCTCTGGTCACAGGTTCAACAGGCGGAATTGGTTTCGGGATCGCACTGGGACTTCTTCGTGAAGGTGCCACCGTTTATATCAATGGAAGAACAGATGAGAAAATCAATGAGGCGATTACCAGGCTGAAAACTGAAGTTCCCGATGCTGTTGTGGAAGGAATCGCTGCAGATTTCTCAAAGGTTTCTGAAGTTAATGATTTGATCAAAGCGTTGCCCGAAATCGATATTTTGGTCAATAATGTTGGCGTTTACGGCGATCAGCCTTTTGAAACAACAGGTGACTCAGAATGGCTCAATGATTTTGAGGTCAATGTTCTTAGCGGCGTAAGATTATCACGTCATTATGCACCTATAATGAAGTCCAAAAATTGGGGTAGAATTATTTTTATTTCCAGTGAATCTGCCATCAACATTCCTGAAGATATGATTCTTTACGGAGTGACGAAGACGGCTTACTTAGCTTTAAGCAGAGGTCTTGCAAAATTGATGAAAGGAACAAATGTTACAATGAATGCTGTTCTTCCCGGACCAACTTTAGCCGAAGGAACAGAAAAAATGTTTGATAAAATTGCTGCAGAAAAAGGAATTTCTGTGGAGCAGGCTCAGATCGATTTTATCAAAGAAAAAAGACCTTCGTCTGTCATTGAGCGTTGGGCTACAGCGGAAGAGGTTGCAAATCTTGTCGTTTATGTAGCAAGCCCGCTATCGTCGGCTACCTCCGGTGCAGCATTGCGTGTGGATGGTGGAGTTGTAGACAGTGCTTTTTAA
- a CDS encoding YceI family protein — protein sequence MKKLSIIALAGVGLLLASCNKNSTQTPSQEQQVAEKQGDVFAVDTTSSVVNWKAFHKGGFAPRWGTLSVSSGELSLADGQLNAGEFVIDMKSLKVDPASVTEKDKNYAELEGHLKSADFFDVEKNPTAEFKVTKVEDLAAATTDAVEGANKTISGNLTLQGKTLNVSFPANVQVADKTVSVKAKLTVNRTDWGIKFGTTEADPAEWMISKDIEIGVDVKATKP from the coding sequence ATGAAAAAATTAAGCATTATCGCATTGGCAGGAGTAGGTTTACTTCTTGCTTCTTGTAACAAAAATTCTACCCAAACGCCTTCTCAGGAGCAGCAGGTTGCTGAAAAGCAAGGAGATGTTTTTGCTGTTGATACTACATCTTCAGTCGTGAATTGGAAAGCATTTCACAAAGGTGGATTTGCACCAAGATGGGGAACACTTTCGGTATCATCAGGAGAATTGTCTTTAGCTGACGGACAGCTGAATGCTGGAGAATTTGTAATCGATATGAAATCATTGAAAGTTGACCCTGCTTCTGTTACCGAAAAAGATAAAAACTATGCAGAATTGGAAGGGCATTTGAAAAGTGCAGACTTCTTTGATGTAGAAAAAAATCCGACTGCGGAATTTAAAGTGACCAAAGTTGAAGACTTGGCTGCGGCTACAACCGATGCTGTGGAAGGTGCCAACAAAACCATCAGTGGTAACCTTACTTTACAAGGTAAGACCTTAAATGTGTCTTTTCCTGCTAATGTACAGGTTGCTGACAAAACAGTTTCTGTGAAAGCTAAATTAACAGTGAACCGTACTGATTGGGGAATTAAATTTGGGACAACTGAAGCAGATCCTGCAGAATGGATGATCAGCAAAGATATTGAAATAGGGGTCGACGTAAAAGCAACAAAACCTTAA
- the panB gene encoding 3-methyl-2-oxobutanoate hydroxymethyltransferase: MSINKATAKGKVTVQVFRKMKEKGLKISMLTAYDYTIAKLVDQAGIDAILVGDSAGNVMAGYETTLSVTLDEIIYHAKSVKRAVKNALIVVDMPFGTCSGDPIDSLHNAIRIMRETGAEALKIEGGEELLPDIKKIIAAGIPVMGHLGLMPQSVHQYGGFGLRAKSEMEAQKLKNDAALLEEAGCFAVTLEKVPAALAEEIALSLRIPVIGIGAGSQVDGQVLVVHDMLGLNQEFLPKFVRKYAELGDTVKKAINDYILDVKNSDFPSASESYENPTKEVV; the protein is encoded by the coding sequence ATGTCAATAAATAAAGCAACAGCCAAAGGTAAGGTTACCGTCCAGGTTTTCAGAAAAATGAAGGAAAAAGGACTGAAAATAAGTATGTTGACCGCTTACGATTATACTATTGCAAAATTGGTCGACCAGGCAGGTATTGATGCCATCCTTGTTGGAGATTCTGCCGGTAATGTGATGGCTGGTTATGAAACTACTTTGAGCGTAACGCTCGACGAAATTATTTATCACGCCAAGTCTGTAAAAAGAGCGGTGAAGAATGCGCTTATTGTTGTCGATATGCCTTTCGGAACGTGTTCCGGGGACCCGATAGATTCCTTGCACAACGCCATCAGAATTATGAGAGAGACCGGAGCTGAAGCTTTGAAAATAGAAGGCGGAGAGGAGCTGTTGCCCGACATCAAAAAAATAATTGCCGCTGGAATTCCTGTGATGGGACATCTCGGTCTGATGCCTCAGTCGGTACATCAATATGGCGGATTCGGGTTGCGTGCAAAATCTGAAATGGAAGCGCAAAAACTTAAAAATGATGCTGCACTTTTAGAGGAAGCAGGATGTTTTGCCGTTACATTGGAAAAAGTTCCTGCAGCTTTGGCAGAAGAAATCGCTCTGTCGTTGAGGATTCCGGTTATCGGGATCGGTGCAGGTTCGCAGGTTGACGGTCAGGTTTTGGTCGTTCACGATATGCTCGGATTGAATCAGGAATTCTTGCCAAAGTTCGTACGCAAATATGCAGAATTGGGAGATACCGTTAAGAAAGCTATAAATGATTATATTCTTGATGTTAAAAACAGCGATTTTCCATCTGCCAGCGAGTCGTACGAAAATCCGACCAAAGAAGTTGTCTGA
- a CDS encoding helix-turn-helix domain-containing protein, with product MTTVKSNQELEIKELELSEISKNIGLEINDSDLIIYYSLKYDSEIFENKPFRSGHFSIIFIIKGLLTLKVNLLEYQLKENGVIIIPPSAIRQFKWENNETHFISLLFTPDFLKTSGILGKYFNVANFIREGLPSYRTIHGNDKKLLIDLIKIMAELQERKDDQELHSEMVKNVFKSILLKVKTYYDEMETDQDYSNTLIYKFIKLLSEFYLTSREVTFYSEKLSINEKYLSQLLKKKTGKTARQFITEMVVLEAKVLLDNKALPVKQIADHLNFENQFHFSKFFKQYSGISPNNYRKQLYEVTT from the coding sequence GTGACCACGGTAAAATCAAATCAAGAGCTTGAAATCAAAGAACTTGAACTTTCTGAGATCAGCAAAAATATTGGATTGGAAATAAATGATTCCGATCTGATCATTTATTACTCTTTGAAGTACGATTCGGAAATTTTTGAGAACAAGCCTTTTCGCTCAGGACATTTCTCCATCATCTTTATCATCAAAGGCCTCTTAACTTTGAAAGTCAACCTTCTGGAATATCAGTTGAAAGAGAATGGTGTTATTATTATTCCGCCTTCTGCGATCAGACAGTTCAAATGGGAAAATAATGAGACCCATTTCATTTCTCTCCTCTTCACGCCTGATTTTTTGAAGACCTCTGGGATTTTAGGAAAATATTTTAATGTTGCCAATTTTATAAGAGAAGGCCTACCATCCTACAGAACTATCCACGGAAATGATAAGAAGCTACTCATTGATCTGATCAAAATTATGGCAGAACTTCAGGAGCGGAAAGATGACCAGGAACTTCATTCTGAAATGGTCAAAAATGTCTTCAAGTCGATCCTACTCAAAGTAAAAACTTATTATGATGAGATGGAGACTGACCAGGATTACTCGAACACGCTCATTTACAAATTCATTAAACTACTATCAGAATTTTATCTCACCAGCAGAGAAGTTACGTTCTATTCTGAGAAATTGTCCATTAATGAAAAGTATCTCTCGCAGCTTCTCAAGAAGAAAACTGGAAAGACAGCGCGGCAGTTTATCACAGAAATGGTGGTTTTGGAAGCCAAAGTTTTGTTAGATAACAAAGCGCTGCCCGTAAAACAGATCGCAGATCATCTGAACTTTGAAAACCAGTTTCACTTCAGTAAGTTTTTCAAGCAATATTCCGGGATTTCTCCAAACAATTACCGCAAGCAGCTTTATGAGGTCACCACTTGA
- a CDS encoding Gfo/Idh/MocA family oxidoreductase: MTHQIIKAGVLTFGKSGSAFHTPFLNAHQGFELKAIVERNHKKAQTIYPDIISYDSVEEILNDGSIDLVVVNSPDHLHFEHAKAALLAGKHVLLEKPATIISSEIKKLFYLAEAEQRHLLLYQNRRYDTDFLTVKRVVESGRLGKLKEVHFRYDFNLHKDQIAQMPTSQHKGGDIVYGLGPHILDQIISLFGIPLNVVKTTSKTVNPHIIDFFSYVFKFPEDLTVFASSNLSTADSEPAFKLRGTKGSFIKNRSDIQEDQLLKGTSPKDEFYALENQNDGLLTTLDTEGNKIEEFINTSKSTYMKLFDDVYDQIVYSKEYPVKNEEVIFQIELLERENDF; encoded by the coding sequence ATGACGCATCAAATTATCAAAGCAGGAGTTTTAACTTTCGGAAAATCGGGAAGTGCTTTTCATACACCATTTCTTAACGCCCATCAGGGTTTTGAACTAAAAGCGATTGTTGAACGCAATCATAAAAAAGCACAAACGATATATCCCGACATCATAAGCTATGATTCTGTGGAGGAGATTTTGAATGACGGATCGATCGATCTTGTAGTTGTCAATTCTCCGGATCATCTTCATTTTGAACACGCCAAAGCAGCTTTGTTGGCTGGTAAACACGTTCTGCTTGAAAAACCGGCTACCATCATAAGCTCGGAGATCAAGAAATTGTTCTATCTTGCTGAAGCGGAACAAAGACATTTGCTTCTTTATCAAAACAGAAGATACGATACGGATTTTTTGACTGTTAAGAGAGTGGTAGAAAGTGGACGTTTGGGAAAACTGAAGGAAGTGCATTTCAGATATGATTTTAATTTGCACAAAGATCAGATAGCACAGATGCCGACGTCTCAGCATAAAGGAGGTGATATCGTTTATGGCTTGGGACCTCATATTTTGGACCAGATCATCAGTTTATTTGGAATACCTCTGAATGTGGTTAAAACAACATCAAAAACCGTCAATCCACATATCATCGATTTTTTCAGTTACGTTTTTAAATTTCCCGAAGACCTGACTGTCTTTGCAAGTTCAAATCTTTCAACGGCAGATAGCGAACCTGCGTTTAAGCTGAGAGGAACCAAAGGAAGCTTCATCAAAAACAGAAGCGATATTCAGGAAGATCAACTGCTGAAAGGAACAAGTCCAAAGGATGAATTTTATGCATTAGAAAATCAAAATGATGGATTGTTGACAACGCTAGACACTGAAGGAAATAAGATTGAAGAATTCATCAACACTTCAAAAAGTACCTATATGAAACTCTTCGATGATGTCTATGATCAAATTGTTTATTCAAAGGAGTATCCAGTAAAAAATGAAGAGGTCATTTTTCAAATCGAACTTTTAGAAAGGGAAAATGATTTTTAG
- a CDS encoding YoaK family protein encodes MKRDFIFYTSILMAFSAGFVDASTFTTADGLFSAHVTGNFVVFAYKLANHPTLSDFINLLSFPVFILAVLLTGKINSFYKNEKGLSVFIGIFLLVAGIIAYFLTQQGIQSGFLYHTMLMLIVFSMGIQNTVNRLYGSSAFGPTTVMTGNVTKATLDLFNYFSGEHTAEKLLLIRRSLVLLTGFLVGCILGALISSRYGLVSMLIPGIIIVIYYTVFFKNTQKV; translated from the coding sequence ATGAAAAGAGATTTCATTTTTTACACATCCATTCTGATGGCATTCAGTGCAGGATTTGTGGACGCAAGTACGTTTACGACTGCCGACGGTCTCTTTTCCGCCCACGTTACGGGAAATTTTGTCGTGTTTGCCTACAAACTGGCAAATCATCCCACACTCAGCGATTTTATCAATCTGCTGAGTTTTCCTGTTTTTATTCTGGCGGTTTTGTTGACAGGCAAGATAAACAGCTTTTATAAGAATGAAAAGGGATTATCTGTTTTCATCGGGATATTTCTGCTTGTAGCGGGCATTATTGCATATTTTCTAACGCAGCAAGGCATCCAATCAGGATTTTTGTATCATACGATGCTGATGCTCATTGTCTTTTCAATGGGAATTCAGAATACGGTGAACAGATTGTACGGGAGTTCTGCTTTCGGACCTACGACGGTGATGACGGGAAATGTGACGAAGGCAACTTTAGACCTTTTCAATTATTTTTCAGGAGAGCACACGGCTGAAAAATTATTACTGATCAGACGTTCGTTGGTTCTTCTGACAGGTTTTTTGGTTGGATGTATTTTGGGTGCATTGATTTCATCCCGATATGGATTGGTGTCAATGCTCATTCCGGGAATAATCATTGTGATCTACTACACTGTGTTTTTTAAAAATACACAAAAGGTTTAG
- a CDS encoding alpha/beta hydrolase, whose amino-acid sequence MRKLKFILMLIAMYSGLSAQQNVILPINGIVNKDTGKEEKTLTMDPKSDSRTLYNVTVPSLAIYKPEGVASNGTAVLVVPGGAFHILAYDDEGVKIARSLAAKGYTAAVLKYRLVKLEGKDPFGKLMENAKNFDVLESIMAPVVPLAIEDGKEAMKYLKSNATALGFNKDRIGVVGFSAGGTIAAAIALDSEVRPLFSAPIYPYLGPVMKTLIPADPSPIFIAVTQDDDFGFDVNSAKFYENWKAGKGLAELHIYTKGRHGFASKTQGLPVDHWEERLMEWLTAMKF is encoded by the coding sequence ATGAGAAAATTAAAATTTATTTTAATGCTGATTGCAATGTATTCCGGATTGTCAGCTCAGCAGAATGTTATTTTACCAATCAATGGTATAGTAAACAAAGATACCGGAAAGGAAGAAAAAACTTTGACAATGGATCCAAAGTCGGATAGTCGCACGCTCTACAATGTAACAGTTCCAAGTCTAGCCATTTACAAACCGGAAGGTGTGGCATCCAACGGGACTGCGGTTCTTGTGGTTCCCGGCGGTGCGTTTCATATTCTGGCTTATGACGATGAAGGCGTGAAAATTGCAAGATCACTAGCAGCAAAGGGCTATACAGCAGCGGTGTTGAAGTACAGATTGGTGAAATTGGAAGGGAAAGACCCGTTCGGGAAACTGATGGAAAACGCCAAGAACTTCGATGTTCTGGAATCTATAATGGCTCCCGTTGTACCATTGGCAATTGAAGACGGAAAAGAAGCAATGAAATATCTTAAATCAAATGCGACAGCTTTAGGTTTTAACAAAGATAGAATTGGGGTCGTCGGTTTTTCGGCAGGAGGAACTATTGCAGCAGCAATTGCTTTGGATAGTGAGGTTCGCCCATTGTTCAGTGCACCGATCTATCCTTATTTGGGACCTGTGATGAAAACTCTGATCCCTGCAGATCCTTCGCCAATATTCATTGCAGTTACGCAGGATGATGATTTCGGATTTGATGTCAATTCTGCCAAATTCTATGAGAACTGGAAGGCTGGAAAAGGTCTTGCGGAACTTCATATTTACACCAAAGGACGCCACGGATTTGCAAGCAAAACGCAGGGACTTCCTGTCGATCATTGGGAAGAGAGATTAATGGAGTGGCTGACCGCAATGAAATTTTAA
- a CDS encoding NAD(P)-dependent alcohol dehydrogenase, producing the protein MEITAAIVKSQGSEFELEKVTLDEPGAEEVLVKIVATGICHTDMVARDFIMGSPDFPVILGHEGAGVIEKVGRDVHHLKVGDHVVLTYGFCGECEICRTGNPAYCYEFFDRNFSGANIEGHHHHHDHEGKDINDNFFSQSSFATYSIAHKNNVIPVPKDAPLEILGPLGCGIQTGAGAVINTLKIKVGSSIVISGTGAVGLSAVMAAKASSATVIIAVDINDDRLAFAKELGATHTINSLNENVREKIREILPNGVQFAVDTTGRSEVINNSLNSLAPVGEMAIIGVATKPLELETNIFLTKGYKIKFVNQGDSVSEEFIPKLIKMYLHGQFPFDKLIKTYAFGDINQAVEDSEKGRTIKAVLKIGEYNK; encoded by the coding sequence ATGGAAATTACAGCAGCTATCGTAAAATCACAAGGTAGCGAATTCGAATTGGAAAAAGTAACGTTGGACGAGCCGGGTGCTGAAGAAGTGCTTGTAAAGATTGTTGCAACAGGGATCTGTCATACCGATATGGTTGCGCGCGACTTTATTATGGGTTCACCTGATTTTCCTGTGATCTTGGGTCACGAGGGAGCAGGTGTTATTGAAAAAGTAGGAAGAGATGTTCATCATTTGAAAGTAGGTGATCACGTGGTATTAACTTACGGATTCTGTGGCGAATGTGAGATCTGCCGAACAGGAAATCCGGCTTACTGCTACGAGTTTTTTGACCGTAACTTCTCAGGAGCTAATATCGAAGGGCATCACCACCACCACGATCACGAAGGGAAAGATATCAATGATAATTTCTTTTCTCAGTCTTCCTTTGCAACATATTCTATCGCTCACAAAAACAATGTGATCCCCGTTCCTAAGGATGCGCCATTGGAAATTTTAGGGCCACTAGGTTGCGGAATCCAAACTGGTGCAGGTGCTGTAATCAATACACTAAAGATCAAAGTGGGAAGTTCTATCGTGATCTCCGGAACTGGTGCTGTAGGTCTTTCTGCTGTTATGGCAGCGAAAGCTTCATCTGCAACGGTTATTATTGCTGTAGACATCAATGATGATAGATTGGCTTTTGCTAAGGAATTAGGTGCGACTCATACTATCAATTCACTGAATGAAAATGTAAGAGAAAAGATCCGTGAGATCCTTCCAAATGGTGTTCAGTTTGCCGTAGATACAACGGGTAGAAGTGAAGTGATCAACAATTCATTGAACAGTTTGGCTCCTGTTGGAGAAATGGCGATCATCGGCGTTGCGACCAAACCATTGGAATTGGAAACGAATATCTTCTTGACCAAAGGGTATAAAATAAAATTTGTAAACCAAGGCGATAGCGTATCTGAGGAGTTCATTCCGAAATTGATCAAAATGTATCTTCACGGACAGTTTCCTTTTGATAAATTAATTAAAACTTATGCTTTCGGAGATATCAATCAGGCAGTTGAAGATTCTGAAAAAGGAAGAACCATCAAAGCAGTTCTGAAAATTGGAGAGTACAATAAATAA